In Carya illinoinensis cultivar Pawnee chromosome 10, C.illinoinensisPawnee_v1, whole genome shotgun sequence, one DNA window encodes the following:
- the LOC122278979 gene encoding protein ENDOSPERM DEFECTIVE 1-like, translating to MNETMQQQQQAKVSDNSTAATEEAVSPPYPPPPPPPPSQRRPRVREVSSRFMSPVISSSSSASSNSSSPLSKPHRSTSVQRPRQRHLDMEPLSCSDENRPVECVQTQSLENSPPLDSRCKASALPSTTHRKPRAVKLFKENGGGGRAEQHLQQTSKTYYGKIVSNAFPTPSRPDTPMVTSSVDRDRMMTSSSSRFRRSTNNSVTAAAKLLQSSGMSLPAQSSVPQDLSSTATDDSNHNPLVNCSTRSLPDFRSSMPEADMLPTVSSRLLPEKNCTRGNVTASGDSFKFSASPCSRSMNLPLSGSEHSLFHPTKGSDKQAYALSNSYTNSSKMGALCLPPVPPCSKLGTDARKGRKVSTHQEDIHTLRMLHNRYLQWRYANAKAEASIQARQRESERTLYSLMVKMSELYASVKSKRIELGILQRTKTLSTILETQIPYLEDWSALEEDYSISLQEVIQALLNASIQLPIGNVTADTSEVAKALNSAVKAMEIILYNLQSFLPKAEDIERLISELARIIGGERALIEECGSLLSKTCKSQVEEFSLRGQIIQLHRCCHKDDQVKNE from the exons ATGAATGAAACGATGCAGCAGCAACAACAAGCCAAAGTTTCAGACAACTCCACAGCCGCGACGGAGGAAGCGGTTTCTCCTCCTTATCCTCCCCCTCCTCCTCCCCCACCGTCTCAACGGCGGCCGAGGGTGAGGGAGGTGAGCTCTAGGTTCATGTCTCCTGTCATTTCATCATCCTCCTCCGCTTCGTCCAACTCGTCGTCTCCCCTTTCGAAGCCGCATCGCTCGACCTCCGTTCAAAGGCCGCGGCAGCGGCACCTGGACATGGAGCCGTTGTCTTGTTCCGATGAGAACAGGCCCGTTGAGTGCGTTCAGACTCAGAGCCTGGAGAACTCACCCCCTTTGGATTCTCGATGTAAAGCATCTGCTCTGCCCTCTACTACTCACAGAAAACCGCGTGCTGTGAagctttttaaagaaaatggaggGGGAGGCAGAGCCGAACAACATCTGCAGCAAACCTCAAAAACCTATTATGGGAAAATTGTTAGCAACGCTTTTCCCACCCCCTCGAGGCCCGACACACCAATGGTTACAAGCAGTGTGGATAGGGACAGGATGatgacatcatcatcatcaagattCAGACGGTCTACCAACAACAGTGTCACAGCTGCGGCCAAGCTGTTGCAGTCAAGCGGCATGTCATTACCAGCTCAATCTTCCGTTCCCCAAGATCTATCTTCGACGGCTACCGACGATAGTAATCACAACCCACTAGTAAACTGTTCAACACGATCTCTTCCCGATTTCCGCTCTTCCATGCCTGAGGCTGATATGTTACCAACGGTTTCCAGTAGATTGCTGCCTGAGAAAAATTGCACCAGGGGTAATGTGACTGCTAGTGGCGATTCTTTCAAATTCTCTGCTTCCCCTTGCTCCCGTTCTATGAATTTGCCATTATCAGGTTCCGAACACTCCTTGTTTCATCCCACAAAAGGCAGTGACAAACAAGCGTATGCTCTCTCTAATTCATACACAAACTCTTCGAAGATGGGGGCCCTCTGTCTGCCTCCAGTCCCGCCTTGTTCAAAATTGGGGACAGATGCTAGGAAGGGAAGGAAAGTTTCCACCCATCAGGAAGATATACATACACTGAGAATGCTTCATAATCGCTATCTGCAGTGGAGATACGCCAATGCAAAAGCAGAGGCCTCCATCCAAGCTCGGCAAAGAGAAAGCGAG AGAACACTTTATTCTCTTATGGTAAAGATGTCAGAGTTATATGCTTCTGTAAAGAGCAAACGCATCGAACTTGGGATTCTGCAAAGAACAAAGACTCTATCAACAATTCTTGAAACTCAA ATTCCATATCTGGAGGATTGGTCTGCTTTAGAAGAGGATTATTCAATTTCTTTACAAGAAGTAATTCAAGCTTTGTTGAATGCCTCAATTCAACTACCCATTGGGAATGTTACG GCTGATACGAGCGAGGTGGCGAAGGCACTGAACTCAGCAGTAAAGGCGATGGAAATTATCCTTTATAATCTTCAAAGCTTCCTGCCGAAG GCAGAAGACATAGAACGCTTGATTTCAGAACTGGCCAGAATAATCGGGGGAGAAAGAGCTCTTATTGAAGAATGTGGAAGTCTGTTGTCCAAGACATGTAAATCACAG GTGGAAGAGTTCAGTTTAAGGGGACAGATAATCCAATTACATCGTTGCTGTCATAAAGATGACCAAGTCAAAAATGAGTAA